The proteins below come from a single Gordonia pseudamarae genomic window:
- a CDS encoding DUF2567 domain-containing protein, whose product MTGAPTVVGIAARSGVHRPPRSALVAVMCAIALLGAAVGAVWAMITPTVTGRVLSAQYAEIIGGGDSAEYESMAWLAVLLFVFGLVAAVIAWLAARPWRGPVGYLALGVATVAGSVIAAVVGDRLTAWRFDDPKTLPVGATYEFGAELFAEHWWTLIPSPWVLLICAPFTATLLYLVFALSSADPDLGVGDLPVEAGDLTPAS is encoded by the coding sequence ATGACCGGTGCGCCGACCGTGGTGGGAATCGCGGCCCGGTCGGGTGTTCACCGGCCTCCGCGATCGGCGCTGGTCGCGGTGATGTGTGCGATCGCGTTGCTGGGGGCGGCCGTTGGTGCGGTATGGGCGATGATCACCCCGACCGTCACCGGCCGGGTGCTCTCGGCGCAGTACGCGGAGATCATCGGCGGCGGCGACTCCGCCGAATACGAGTCGATGGCGTGGCTGGCGGTGCTGCTGTTCGTGTTCGGGCTGGTGGCCGCAGTGATCGCCTGGCTGGCCGCGCGGCCCTGGCGCGGTCCGGTCGGATATCTGGCGCTCGGTGTGGCCACGGTCGCCGGGTCGGTGATCGCCGCCGTGGTCGGTGATCGGCTGACGGCATGGCGATTCGACGACCCGAAGACGTTGCCGGTCGGGGCCACCTACGAGTTCGGCGCCGAGCTGTTCGCCGAACACTGGTGGACTCTCATCCCGTCTCCGTGGGTGCTGCTGATCTGCGCGCCGTTCACCGCGACACTGCTGTATCTCGTGTTCGCCCTGTCCAGTGCCGACCCGGATCTGGGGGTCGGCGATCTGCCGGTGGAGGCCGGGGACCTCACCCCGGCATCCTGA
- a CDS encoding alpha/beta hydrolase produces MEPPTPAPPAPRHRGEPPTGPGNTGDRTPGSRRRPRPGYPVTRPLTLVIALLVAATGLVATPGDANAARLMSLTEHTPRESMLAVYSPSMGKVIHNRVLHMPGTPSAPTFYMLPGLGGAEDGISWYDNTDIPGFFAHKRVNVVMPIGGRGSLFTDWDHDDPVLGRNKWQTYLTRELPPIVDGALRTTRVNAISGVSMSGGPALDLAIQAPHLYRAVASYSGCPGTTGPLGGAAVVAMVTRQGGNIGNMWGPPGPRWAAHDPTRNAAALRGKTIFLSAASGVPGRIDGRVGDRLAGLAGGGIIEAVTRRCTADMSARLTGLGIAHTFSARAQGSHSWGLFAADMRLSWPRIARAIGA; encoded by the coding sequence ATGGAACCGCCCACTCCTGCCCCACCCGCACCACGGCACCGCGGTGAACCGCCCACCGGTCCGGGAAACACCGGCGACCGGACGCCCGGCAGTCGGCGCAGGCCCCGGCCGGGGTATCCCGTCACCCGTCCTCTCACGCTGGTCATCGCGCTGCTGGTGGCCGCCACGGGACTGGTCGCGACCCCCGGCGACGCGAACGCCGCGCGGCTGATGTCGCTGACCGAGCACACCCCGCGCGAGTCGATGCTCGCGGTGTACTCGCCGTCGATGGGAAAGGTGATCCACAACCGGGTCCTGCATATGCCCGGCACACCGAGCGCCCCGACGTTCTACATGCTGCCCGGACTCGGCGGCGCCGAGGACGGCATCTCCTGGTACGACAACACCGACATCCCGGGATTCTTCGCCCACAAACGGGTCAACGTGGTGATGCCGATCGGCGGGCGCGGCAGCCTGTTCACCGACTGGGACCACGACGACCCCGTTCTGGGCCGCAACAAGTGGCAGACATACCTGACCCGCGAACTCCCGCCGATCGTCGACGGCGCACTGCGCACCACACGCGTCAACGCCATCAGCGGGGTGTCCATGTCGGGCGGCCCGGCCCTCGACCTGGCCATCCAGGCACCGCACCTGTATCGGGCGGTCGCCTCCTACAGCGGCTGCCCCGGCACCACCGGGCCACTCGGCGGTGCGGCCGTGGTGGCGATGGTGACCCGCCAGGGCGGCAACATCGGCAACATGTGGGGGCCTCCCGGCCCGCGGTGGGCGGCACACGATCCGACCCGCAACGCCGCCGCGCTGCGGGGCAAGACGATCTTCCTCTCGGCAGCGTCAGGAGTTCCCGGCCGGATCGACGGCAGGGTCGGCGACCGGCTCGCGGGCCTGGCCGGCGGCGGCATCATCGAGGCGGTGACCCGCCGGTGCACCGCCGACATGTCGGCGCGCCTGACCGGACTCGGGATCGCGCACACGTTCTCGGCGCGGGCCCAGGGCTCGCATTCATGGGGTCTGTTCGCCGCCGACATGCGGTTGTCGTGGCCGCGGATCGCGCGCGCCATCGGCGCGTGA
- a CDS encoding NUDIX hydrolase, which produces MPHEPAHPPAGDRPAPQAPDRQPLRVEVLSAVFQVRTIGDDGTPRLCVLLHDVNGARDNDNGGSRATGAPGGPWALPGGDVGPEETLAQSARRHLADDLDVAGLAHLEQLSVFSAPHRIPDTRTIASTYLGLLPSDAETTLPDGAVWAQVDTPDRAASALIYDHGEIIDAARHRLAAKLSYTNIAFALAPERFAMSELSEIYCAAMGYMVDTTNLLRVLSRRAVVVATGTVGKTGRSGGRPPALYRFADSELRVTDEFAALRPPM; this is translated from the coding sequence ATGCCGCATGAGCCCGCCCATCCGCCGGCCGGCGATCGGCCGGCGCCGCAGGCCCCCGACCGTCAGCCGTTGCGCGTGGAGGTGCTCAGCGCGGTGTTCCAGGTGCGCACGATCGGCGACGACGGCACACCCCGACTGTGCGTGCTGCTGCACGATGTCAACGGCGCCCGCGACAACGACAACGGCGGATCCCGCGCCACCGGCGCGCCGGGCGGCCCGTGGGCGCTCCCCGGCGGCGACGTCGGGCCGGAGGAAACCCTCGCCCAGAGCGCCAGACGTCATCTGGCCGATGATCTCGATGTCGCGGGACTGGCCCACCTCGAACAGTTGTCGGTGTTCTCGGCGCCGCACCGGATCCCGGATACCCGGACCATCGCCTCAACCTATCTGGGCCTGCTGCCCAGCGACGCCGAGACCACATTGCCCGACGGCGCGGTATGGGCACAGGTGGACACCCCCGACCGGGCGGCCTCGGCACTGATCTACGACCACGGCGAGATCATCGATGCCGCCCGCCACCGGCTCGCCGCGAAACTCTCCTACACCAACATCGCCTTCGCCCTCGCGCCGGAGCGGTTCGCGATGTCGGAGCTGTCTGAAATATACTGTGCGGCAATGGGTTACATGGTCGACACGACGAATCTGCTGCGGGTACTGTCCCGGCGGGCGGTCGTGGTGGCCACCGGCACCGTCGGCAAGACCGGCCGCAGCGGGGGCCGACCGCCCGCGCTGTATCGGTTCGCCGATTCCGAACTGAGGGTCACCGACGAGTTCGCGGCGCTGCGACCGCCGATGTGA
- the bsaP gene encoding biotin synthase auxiliary protein BsaP, protein MVDTPRRRRTVPPGSSAAGVTTPEHHIPGPLAEPCRFGVFTGIELELQSPDAIPPAARLGLEPPRFCGQCGRRMVVQVRPDGWSARCSRHGDVDSTEMYHR, encoded by the coding sequence ATGGTCGACACGCCACGCCGCAGGCGCACGGTCCCACCTGGGTCGTCCGCCGCCGGCGTCACCACCCCGGAGCACCACATCCCGGGTCCGCTCGCCGAGCCGTGCAGGTTCGGCGTCTTCACCGGCATCGAGCTGGAGTTGCAGTCACCCGATGCGATCCCGCCCGCCGCGCGGCTCGGGCTCGAACCCCCGCGCTTCTGTGGTCAGTGCGGTCGCCGGATGGTGGTGCAGGTGCGTCCGGACGGGTGGTCGGCGCGGTGTTCCCGGCACGGCGACGTCGATTCGACGGAAATGTATCACCGATGA